Proteins encoded in a region of the Mariprofundus ferrinatatus genome:
- a CDS encoding DUF1538 domain-containing protein, with product MNPRILLGLFRPLFEAARDLAPIILVILFFQELVLKQPIPNMEEMITGLVMVLLGLALFVRGLEIGLFPLGESMAFAFAKKGNVFWLLLFAFLLGFGTTVAEPALIAVAGKAAEVAAESGVIDATEASMDGYANSLRMTVAMSVGTAIVLGVLRILKGWPLHFCIIGGYFIVVAMTYFAPPEIIGIAYDSGGVTTSTITVPLVTALGVGLATAIRGRNPMLDGFGLIAFASLLPMIFVMLFGIVTA from the coding sequence GTGAACCCTCGTATCCTGTTGGGTCTGTTCCGTCCGCTCTTCGAAGCGGCGCGCGACCTTGCCCCGATTATTCTGGTCATTCTCTTTTTTCAGGAGCTGGTGTTAAAGCAGCCGATTCCCAACATGGAGGAGATGATCACCGGGCTGGTTATGGTGTTGCTGGGGCTGGCACTCTTTGTCAGGGGATTGGAGATCGGCCTCTTCCCGCTCGGTGAATCGATGGCCTTTGCCTTTGCAAAAAAGGGTAACGTGTTCTGGTTGCTTCTCTTCGCCTTTCTGCTCGGATTCGGTACCACGGTAGCAGAGCCTGCCCTGATCGCAGTGGCCGGCAAGGCAGCCGAAGTTGCCGCTGAGAGTGGCGTGATCGATGCCACGGAGGCGTCGATGGATGGCTATGCAAACTCGTTGCGAATGACAGTAGCTATGTCGGTTGGAACGGCCATTGTGCTCGGAGTCCTGCGTATTCTGAAAGGGTGGCCGCTCCACTTCTGTATTATTGGCGGCTATTTTATTGTGGTCGCCATGACCTATTTCGCACCACCGGAAATTATCGGTATCGCCTACGATTCCGGTGGTGTGACTACATCAACAATTACCGTGCCGCTGGTTACCGCGCTCGGCGTTGGTCTTGCCACCGCTATCCGAGGCCGTAATCCGATGCTCGATGGCTTCGGCCTGATTGCCTTTGCATCACTGTTGCCGATGATCTTCGTGATGCTGTTCGGGATTGTCACTGCATGA
- a CDS encoding DUF1538 domain-containing protein: MSHISLFLETMQSTLRDVLPIAAVLLGFQLFVLRERIAHVWRVLRGFIYVLLGLALFLMGLEEAIFPLGEVMAAQLTNPVFLYGDGMPVADSVHWIDYAWVYVFAFAIGLATTLAEPSLIAVGMKAQQVSGGAISAWGLRLAVSLGVALGVSLGCYRIVTGTDLWIYIVTAYIVVIVQTMRAPKMIIPLAYDSGGVTTSTVTVPLLAALGLGLAATIPGRSPLIDGFGLIAFASVFPIMSVMGYAQISRWLEMRRQVTGGNDAL, translated from the coding sequence ATGAGCCATATTTCCCTGTTTCTCGAGACGATGCAGTCGACGCTGCGCGATGTGCTGCCGATCGCAGCTGTTCTGCTCGGATTCCAGCTGTTTGTGTTGCGCGAGCGAATTGCCCACGTCTGGCGGGTACTGCGCGGTTTTATCTATGTTCTGCTCGGGCTGGCGCTCTTTTTGATGGGTCTGGAGGAGGCGATATTCCCGCTTGGCGAGGTGATGGCGGCGCAATTAACTAATCCCGTCTTTCTCTACGGCGATGGTATGCCGGTAGCAGATTCGGTTCACTGGATCGATTATGCCTGGGTTTATGTATTTGCGTTTGCTATCGGTCTTGCCACGACGCTTGCCGAGCCATCGCTGATCGCGGTTGGCATGAAAGCACAGCAGGTATCCGGTGGCGCAATCTCGGCGTGGGGGTTAAGGCTTGCCGTCTCACTCGGCGTGGCGCTTGGCGTCTCGCTTGGCTGTTACCGTATTGTCACAGGCACCGATCTCTGGATCTATATTGTGACAGCCTACATTGTCGTGATCGTGCAGACGATGCGTGCGCCTAAGATGATTATCCCGCTGGCCTATGACTCCGGTGGCGTTACCACTTCAACAGTTACAGTTCCGTTGCTTGCAGCCCTTGGGTTGGGGCTTGCGGCAACGATTCCGGGCCGAAGTCCGTTGATTGACGGTTTCGGTCTGATTGCGTTTGCCAGTGTCTTTCCAATCATGAGTGTGATGGGTTATGCCCAGATCAGTCGATGGCTGGAAATGCGCAGGCAGGTTACAGGAGGGAATGATGCGCTTTAA
- a CDS encoding P-II family nitrogen regulator, whose protein sequence is MRFKLLIALVSDEKTDEIMRVAREAGATGATVVGDARGEGLNPKKTFFGLTLESQRDMLLFLVEEHLSRKILERIAEAAGFEKNPGSGVAFQIDVEDAIGLGGQIMCLLDEVEDEL, encoded by the coding sequence ATGCGCTTTAAATTATTGATAGCATTGGTTTCAGACGAAAAAACGGATGAGATCATGCGCGTTGCAAGAGAGGCGGGCGCTACCGGAGCCACGGTCGTCGGCGATGCCCGCGGTGAGGGGCTCAACCCGAAGAAGACCTTCTTCGGTCTTACACTGGAGTCGCAGCGGGATATGCTGCTGTTTCTGGTGGAGGAGCATTTGAGCCGCAAAATACTGGAACGTATTGCTGAGGCGGCGGGCTTTGAAAAAAACCCCGGTTCAGGCGTAGCATTCCAGATAGATGTGGAGGATGCGATAGGTCTGGGAGGGCAGATCATGTGTCTTCTCGATGAGGTGGAGGACGAGCTATGA
- a CDS encoding CBS domain-containing protein, translated as MSKQELFTVRDVMKADYDMVDGVATVRQALEVMRFVETKCLVVDKRHERDEYGIVLLSDIAREVLATKRSPDRVSIYEVMTKPAITVHPDMDIRYASALFARFHISRAPVVENGMIIGIISHTDMVIKGLMNLT; from the coding sequence ATGAGCAAACAGGAACTGTTTACCGTTCGCGATGTGATGAAAGCGGACTACGACATGGTCGATGGGGTGGCAACGGTACGCCAGGCGCTGGAGGTGATGCGTTTTGTCGAAACCAAGTGTCTGGTCGTGGACAAGCGTCATGAGCGTGATGAGTACGGCATCGTACTGCTCTCCGATATCGCTCGTGAGGTGCTTGCAACCAAACGCTCTCCGGATCGTGTCAGTATCTATGAGGTGATGACCAAACCAGCTATCACGGTGCACCCCGATATGGATATCCGTTATGCCAGCGCGCTGTTTGCCCGTTTTCATATCTCGCGCGCACCGGTGGTCGAGAATGGCATGATTATCGGCATCATCAGCCATACCGATATGGTGATCAAGGGGTTGATGAATCTCACCTGA
- a CDS encoding YdcF family protein produces the protein MELLFSKLLSQLILPPGGLILLALIGLFFHRQLLGRLLIFFSLFSFWALSMEPVRDVLLMPLEQASPPFKPDQLPRHERLAVVVLGGGVYEQAPEFGSRDALKPQAMMRTIYAAELAKSTGLDVYASGGVVLTEGVEPEGVVMQRWLKRFGVAEEKIHVEASSGNTWENAANLKKLLAENDISTVILVTTAWHMPRSVSSFRAHGLKVIAAPCDFKVSRRGYDLRSALPRWDVFAESCDGLHEYLGMLWYRLKGVVREK, from the coding sequence ATGGAGTTGTTGTTCTCCAAATTACTGTCCCAGCTGATCCTGCCCCCGGGCGGACTGATTCTGCTGGCGCTTATCGGTCTGTTTTTCCACAGGCAACTTTTAGGCCGCTTGCTGATCTTCTTCTCACTCTTCTCATTCTGGGCCCTCTCCATGGAGCCGGTGCGAGATGTTCTGCTCATGCCGCTGGAGCAGGCCTCCCCTCCATTCAAACCTGATCAGTTACCCAGGCATGAACGGCTGGCGGTTGTTGTGCTGGGTGGTGGTGTTTATGAGCAGGCCCCGGAGTTTGGCAGTAGAGATGCTCTCAAGCCTCAAGCGATGATGCGCACCATCTATGCGGCCGAGTTGGCAAAGAGTACCGGCCTTGACGTCTATGCCTCGGGAGGTGTCGTGCTCACAGAGGGGGTCGAGCCCGAGGGCGTTGTGATGCAGCGCTGGCTCAAACGGTTCGGCGTGGCGGAAGAAAAAATCCATGTCGAAGCCTCATCAGGCAACACATGGGAGAACGCTGCCAATCTTAAGAAGCTTCTTGCTGAGAACGATATCTCGACAGTGATTCTTGTAACTACGGCATGGCATATGCCGCGTTCGGTATCATCATTCAGGGCGCACGGGCTGAAGGTGATTGCCGCACCCTGTGACTTCAAGGTAAGCCGCAGGGGTTATGATCTGCGCAGTGCCCTGCCGCGCTGGGATGTCTTTGCTGAGAGCTGCGATGGCCTGCACGAATACCTCGGCATGCTCTGGTATCGATTGAAAGGGGTGGTTCGAGAAAAGTAA
- a CDS encoding 2-oxoglutarate dehydrogenase E1 component → MSQPEATSVATQDELFSAGSTYLEQMYEQYLRDPESLAPQWVDYFSDMVAAGEALPETHQQILARMRPLPRSAKHHFDDIPSLAQHGDIEYPSRAILLIQAYRMHGHLHADLDPLRLNPRPSSPELELGYYGLSESDLEQEFPTGDLTGDRKMALGDIVMMLQRTYCSHIGPEFVHITDSARRHWIQSRLERIQSLPDYDEDTRRHIYGRIMHAEELERFLHTRYLGQKRFSLEGGESLIPMLDALVQRAGSGGTREIIMGMAHRGRLNVLANIMGKSLSDIFSEFEGTQFEDAAQGQGDVKYHKGFSSDVRTPSGIVHLSLGFNPSHLEIITPVVLGSVRARQCRRKDKSKVEVMSVLIHGDAAFAGQGVVAESLQLSKLRGFRIGGTIHIVVNNQIGFTVNPFDARSTTYCTDIAKIVQAPILHVNGDDPEACCLAAEIAVEYRNTFHEDIVIDLICYRRHGHNEADAPEVTQPEMYRRIGEHPTVGTLYRDRLIRDHILSNQDCDEMIAGYRDNLETVRRANNRRAPSPANSLQGRWEGFVFEGAEEPDTAVNADLLSDLARRVHRLPSGFSLHPKVEAIYENRIEMMDGKQPVDWGCGETMAYATLVHEGGWVRLTGEDSGRSTFFHRHAVVYDQNNGKSMIPLRQVENGPLSHFIVVDSMLSEMAVMGYEYGYSVAEPRALVIWEAQYGDFTNIGQVVVDQFIAAGETKWSRMSGLVLWLPHGYEGQGAEHSSARLERFLQLCAENNMQVVYPTTPAQLFHLFRRQLMSRVRKPLIMMGPKSMLRNKLSFSPFADFTDGAFLPVMGERHLATATPRRVIFCSGKVYYDLLAERQKREIEDVVLLRIERLYPFPADELRAEIDRYADTHEIFWVQEEPANQGAWLFVNSPIRQLLLPNQKIFGVTRPESAAPAVGSAKRHKQELEALLNAAFAEGVDGCLADRHRFDAPYEGSK, encoded by the coding sequence GTGAGTCAGCCAGAGGCAACCAGTGTCGCTACTCAGGATGAGCTTTTCAGTGCGGGTAGCACATACCTTGAGCAGATGTATGAGCAGTACCTCAGAGACCCTGAATCGCTGGCGCCGCAGTGGGTCGACTACTTCTCCGATATGGTGGCAGCAGGTGAGGCGTTACCGGAGACACACCAACAGATTCTAGCGAGGATGCGGCCGCTGCCACGCAGTGCCAAACACCATTTTGATGATATTCCCTCACTCGCCCAGCATGGGGATATCGAGTATCCGTCACGCGCCATCCTGCTGATTCAGGCCTACCGGATGCATGGCCATCTTCACGCCGACCTTGATCCGCTGCGCCTGAATCCGAGGCCGAGCAGTCCGGAGCTGGAGCTTGGCTATTATGGCCTATCCGAGTCCGATCTGGAGCAGGAGTTCCCGACCGGCGATCTCACCGGCGATCGCAAGATGGCACTTGGTGATATTGTTATGATGCTGCAGCGGACCTACTGCAGCCATATCGGCCCAGAGTTTGTACATATTACCGATTCGGCACGTCGCCACTGGATTCAGTCACGTCTTGAGCGCATTCAGTCGCTGCCCGACTACGACGAAGATACACGCCGCCATATCTATGGCCGCATCATGCATGCTGAAGAGCTTGAGCGCTTCCTGCATACCCGGTATCTGGGTCAGAAGCGCTTTTCACTGGAGGGGGGCGAGAGTCTGATTCCGATGCTTGATGCGCTGGTGCAGCGGGCGGGAAGCGGCGGCACCCGGGAAATCATCATGGGTATGGCGCATCGCGGACGGCTCAATGTGCTGGCTAATATCATGGGCAAGTCGCTCTCCGACATCTTCTCCGAGTTTGAGGGTACCCAGTTTGAGGATGCGGCGCAGGGTCAGGGTGACGTGAAGTATCACAAGGGATTTTCATCGGATGTGCGCACGCCGTCCGGAATCGTGCACCTCTCGCTCGGCTTTAATCCATCGCATCTGGAGATTATCACACCGGTCGTGCTCGGCAGTGTGCGCGCTCGCCAGTGTCGTCGTAAGGATAAGAGCAAGGTCGAGGTGATGAGTGTGTTGATCCACGGCGATGCCGCTTTTGCTGGCCAGGGTGTGGTGGCTGAATCATTACAACTCTCCAAGCTGCGTGGCTTCAGAATCGGCGGCACGATTCATATCGTGGTCAACAACCAGATAGGATTTACCGTCAACCCGTTCGATGCGCGCTCCACCACCTACTGTACCGATATTGCCAAGATCGTTCAGGCGCCGATCCTGCATGTGAACGGAGATGACCCTGAGGCGTGCTGCCTGGCTGCAGAGATCGCAGTGGAGTATCGCAACACCTTTCATGAAGATATCGTCATCGACCTGATCTGCTATCGCAGACATGGTCATAATGAGGCCGATGCGCCCGAGGTGACGCAGCCAGAGATGTATCGCCGTATTGGTGAGCATCCGACCGTGGGCACGTTGTATCGCGACAGGCTGATCAGGGACCATATCCTCAGCAACCAGGATTGCGATGAGATGATAGCAGGTTACCGTGACAATCTGGAGACGGTGCGCCGGGCCAACAACCGCCGGGCGCCCAGTCCGGCTAACAGTCTGCAGGGTCGCTGGGAAGGTTTTGTCTTCGAAGGGGCTGAGGAGCCTGATACAGCAGTCAATGCCGACCTTCTTTCCGATCTGGCTCGCCGGGTGCATCGCCTGCCGTCAGGGTTTTCACTGCACCCCAAGGTGGAGGCAATCTACGAAAACCGCATTGAGATGATGGATGGCAAACAGCCGGTGGACTGGGGTTGTGGAGAAACAATGGCTTATGCCACGCTTGTGCATGAGGGTGGCTGGGTAAGGCTGACCGGCGAGGATTCCGGACGCAGTACCTTCTTCCATCGCCATGCAGTTGTTTACGATCAGAACAACGGCAAATCGATGATTCCGCTCAGGCAGGTGGAGAACGGGCCGCTCTCCCATTTCATCGTGGTCGATTCGATGCTCTCCGAAATGGCGGTGATGGGTTACGAATACGGTTATAGCGTGGCAGAGCCTCGTGCGCTGGTTATCTGGGAGGCACAGTACGGAGACTTTACCAATATCGGCCAGGTGGTGGTGGACCAGTTTATCGCGGCGGGAGAGACCAAGTGGAGCCGCATGTCGGGCCTGGTGCTCTGGCTTCCGCACGGATACGAGGGGCAGGGTGCCGAGCACTCGTCGGCGCGTCTGGAACGATTCCTGCAGCTCTGTGCCGAGAACAATATGCAGGTGGTCTATCCGACTACGCCGGCGCAGCTCTTTCATCTGTTCAGGCGGCAGCTGATGAGCCGGGTGCGCAAGCCACTGATCATGATGGGGCCGAAGAGTATGCTGCGCAACAAACTCTCCTTCTCGCCATTTGCTGATTTCACCGATGGGGCATTCCTGCCGGTGATGGGGGAGCGCCATCTTGCTACCGCAACCCCGCGCCGTGTCATCTTCTGTTCAGGCAAGGTCTATTACGACCTGCTCGCTGAACGCCAGAAACGTGAGATCGAGGATGTCGTGCTGTTGCGCATCGAGCGTCTCTATCCGTTCCCGGCAGATGAGCTGCGTGCGGAGATTGATCGTTACGCGGATACCCATGAGATATTCTGGGTGCAGGAGGAGCCGGCCAACCAGGGCGCATGGCTCTTTGTAAACAGTCCGATCCGGCAACTGCTGCTGCCCAACCAGAAGATTTTCGGTGTTACCCGACCTGAGTCGGCAGCACCTGCCGTAGGTTCGGCCAAACGGCACAAACAGGAGCTGGAGGCGCTGCTCAATGCCGCCTTCGCGGAGGGTGTCGACGGATGCCTGGCCGACAGACACAGGTTTGATGCACCTTATGAAGGGAGTAAGTGA
- the sucB gene encoding dihydrolipoyllysine-residue succinyltransferase → MEIEIKVPSLGESETEATLIAWLKQEGEAVAVDDVLAEIESDKITMEITALDAGVLTRLLKKSDDVVAPGEVIGYIDDSAQPSATTPLSAQPEAVAEAEVEAAPLQQPEPEVKPAVNERVAAEEPVEAEPDIVAPASRPAPMLSGEGRHQERVPMTRLRRRIAERLKSAQNTAAMLTTFNEVNLQAVMDLRSRYGAAFQEKHGVKLGFMSFFVQAVCHAASKYPALNAYIEGDEIVYHDYVDVGIAVSSDKGLVVPVLRNAHRLSLAEIEKGILNLSGRVRSGGLSPDDLKGGTFSITNGGIFGSMLSTPILNPPQSGILGMHNIMKRPVVENDTIVIRPMMYLALSYDHRLIDGADAVRFLVSVKEALEFPASLNLDI, encoded by the coding sequence ATGGAAATTGAGATCAAGGTACCCAGTCTCGGAGAGTCGGAGACCGAAGCGACACTGATCGCATGGCTGAAGCAGGAGGGTGAAGCGGTGGCGGTTGATGACGTGCTGGCCGAGATCGAGAGCGACAAAATCACCATGGAGATCACCGCTCTCGATGCCGGCGTGTTGACCCGGCTGTTGAAAAAGTCTGATGATGTTGTCGCACCCGGCGAGGTGATCGGATATATCGATGACAGCGCACAACCATCAGCAACAACACCTCTGTCTGCTCAGCCCGAAGCAGTTGCAGAAGCTGAAGTCGAAGCGGCACCGCTTCAGCAGCCGGAACCGGAAGTGAAACCTGCTGTTAACGAAAGAGTAGCCGCTGAAGAGCCGGTCGAAGCTGAACCTGACATTGTTGCACCGGCCTCCAGGCCAGCGCCCATGCTTTCCGGAGAGGGGAGGCATCAGGAGCGGGTTCCGATGACCAGATTGCGACGCAGAATTGCCGAGCGTTTGAAGAGTGCACAGAACACAGCCGCGATGCTCACCACCTTCAATGAGGTGAATCTGCAGGCTGTGATGGATCTGCGCAGCCGATATGGTGCCGCTTTTCAGGAGAAGCACGGCGTCAAACTCGGGTTTATGTCCTTTTTTGTGCAGGCGGTTTGTCATGCGGCTTCGAAGTATCCGGCACTCAACGCCTATATTGAAGGTGACGAAATCGTTTATCACGATTATGTCGATGTCGGTATTGCGGTGAGCAGTGACAAGGGGCTGGTGGTGCCGGTATTGCGCAATGCACATCGCTTAAGCCTCGCCGAGATCGAGAAGGGAATTCTCAATCTCTCCGGCAGGGTACGAAGTGGCGGCCTGTCCCCGGATGATCTCAAGGGGGGGACCTTCTCGATCACCAATGGCGGCATCTTCGGCTCGATGCTCTCCACGCCGATCCTCAATCCGCCGCAGAGCGGCATTCTCGGCATGCACAATATCATGAAGCGGCCCGTGGTGGAGAATGACACCATCGTGATCCGGCCAATGATGTATCTGGCGCTCTCCTACGACCATCGTCTGATCGACGGTGCCGATGCGGTACGTTTTCTGGTGAGCGTAAAAGAGGCGCTCGAATTCCCGGCCAGCCTGAATCTCGATATCTGA